The Cataglyphis hispanica isolate Lineage 1 chromosome 5, ULB_Chis1_1.0, whole genome shotgun sequence genome has a segment encoding these proteins:
- the LOC126850103 gene encoding serine-rich adhesin for platelets-like isoform X32 gives MWKVILNVLTTLIVTRLIKADYYEYNQDLYKQNTTPFKCTEDGYHADPHDCRVYYRCVDWGNGNPLTTFRFECGVGTVFSKIKGDICTHPGDSGRPECAGSENELDSNLDNPPENPSPIWTTITPQQTTIQSPVTTPQSIITTQATTRKPETAQSSLTSRPTTDQPENNCKNELECTQEEFLADTCDCKKFYRCVDEGYGKFKKYDFTCGSGTVWDPEIQGCNHAWAVKGNCRQSLENENNINNDGQWHGDMGDNGEQGNDNIGSANQSGQPGQAGDLNNQPGESGQPGQAENPDGQPGQSGSPGYPGIAGTPGFPGYPGTPGSPGTPGSPGTPGSPGTPGSPGTPGSPGTPGSPGTPGSPGTPGSPGTPGSPGTPDSPGTPGFPGMPGSSGIPGSPGTPGPPGTPGSPGIAGSPGIPGSPGNQGTPGFPNNPSSSSYPETSGSSSTSCSPGTSETLSSSSSPDHQLSTDRCTKEGFFAHPNDCRKFYRCVSDGKSFTKYEFQCGVGTVWDSSIESCNHVYTVPHCNHTSDIIPNEPDTSLNEIDSTDRPDTSLLPPMQSSESSTIPPISSRPEISSSTQQAESITSKPIESSQTTSVSYLPPVSSTYPSTTMQVNESISNLPSVTQMTTSISYLPPSSTATTDVTSGSTPDSVSYLPPSTSASIDTKPITSTTSSPLQTGKYECNKEGFYSDPSNCKKFYRCIQGQSGYQKYEFECSPGTAWDQSVQTCNYIEQVASCSMKNNEIDQDSTSSTSNPISGSVITSSTTIASSQITATTSSSAIPTVANIPETSMELSTPEEDKTEASSTTITSVGEKPVSEKPEEIQMPESSSTENLSESSSEQSSSELSEESSSSTESHVSNCTTQKPNNTIVCNNEGFYPHPVRCDKFYRCVDNGNGFNVYHFDCPPGTIFDSSISVCNYPESVYPARDCTTGSTTLSSVNVESTTESETSKESTIITTTIQSTTQQAEESTIISSTTISSTITTTESTITSGTESTTVEISENTENMTESTVESITAITENIIDSSSTERTEAPDSTESTESEKSTTEFEESTTGSQEQSTTESQEQLTTESQEQLTTESQEQLTTESQEQLTTESSNTEGQEQSTTESQEQSTIESQEQSTTESQEQSTTESSELTTMKPASATPCAIGNLTDDQIALVCPTGFRRHPKYCNLFYQCTSEGNMEIKILVLSCPENTIFDEKKIQCLPADKSSDPCTGAKANVRLYRRLENNALSPVKVSSNQLCPEEGHFPYQQGCSNNFYKCKQDIRDNLQGYFYKCPENFIYWSISRRCERVTRLPMCSHLANRNKTDWNNRWQIPTEDFNLSARMLRFS, from the exons ATGTGGAAAGTGATCCTGAATGTTTTAACGACATTAATTGTAACAAGACTGATAAAAGCTG attattatgaatataaccAAGATCTATACAAACAGAATACTACTCCCTTCAAGTGTACAGAGGATGGTTACCATGCTGATCCGCATGACTGCAGGGTTTACTACAGATGCGTGGATTGGGGCAACGGCAACCCATTGACAACCTTTAGATTCGAATGTGGAGTAGGCactgtattttcaaaaattaaaggagATATTTGCACACATCCGGGAGATAGCGGTCGCCCTGAATGCGCCGGATCTGAAAATGAACTTGATTCAAATCTAGATAATCCTCCAGAGAATCCTTCTCCCATATGGACAACAATCACACCGCAACAAACCACTATACAATCTCCAGTGACTACACCACAATCAATAATTACGACCCAAGCGACAACCAGAAAACCGGAAACAGCGCAATCATCGCTAACAAGCCGACCAACCACAGATCAaccagaaaataattgtaaaaatgaacTTGAATGTACACAAGAAGAATTTCTAGCCGATACCTGCgactgcaaaaaattttatagatgcgTAGATGAAGGTTACGGAAAGTTTAAAAAGTATGATTTTACATGCGGTTCGGGAACTGTTTGGGACCCAGAAATTCAAGGGTGCAATCATGCCTGGGCTGTCAAAGGAAATTGCAGGCAAAGCTTGgaaaatgaaaacaatattaataatgatggaCAATGGCACGGAGACATGGGAGATAATGGCGAACAAGGAAATGATAATATTGGCAGTGCAAACCAGTCTGGTCAACCAGGACAAGCCGGAGATCTTAATAATCAGCCAGGAGAATCGGGACAACCAGGACAAGCTGAAAATCCAGATGGTCAACCGGGACAATCGGGTTCTCCAGGCTACCCAGGAATAGCAGGCACTCCAGGTTTTCCCGGCTATCCGGGAACACCAGGTTCTCCAGGCACGCCTGGTTCTCCAGGTACGCCAG GTTCTCCGGGCACGCCAGGTTCTCCGGGCACGCCAGGTTCTCCGGGCACGCCAGGTTCTCCGGGCACGCCAG GTTCTCCGGGCACGCCAGGTTCTCCAGGTACACCGGGATCTCCAGGTACACCAGATTCTCCAGGCACGCCAGGTTTTCCAGGCATGCCAGGTTCTTCAGGCATTCCGGGTTCTCCAGGTACACCGGGTCCTCCAGGTACACCAGGTTCTCCGGGTATAGCAGGTTCTCCGGGCATTCCAGGCTCTCCTGGAAATCAAGGGACTCCAGGTTTTCCGAACAATCCAAGCTCTTCGAGCTATCCAGAGACATCAGGTTCTTCAAGCACGTCATGTTCTCCTGGAACTTCTGAAACTTTGAGTTCATCAAGCTCCCCTGACCATCAATTATCGACAG ATCGTTGTACGAAAGAAGGCTTTTTTGCTCATCCAAATGATTGTCGCAAGTTTTATCGATGCGTAAGTGATGGCAAGTCTTTTACAAAATACGAATTTCAATGCGGTGTTGGAACTGTCTGGGATTCATCTATTGAAAGTTGTAATCACGTTTACACCGTACCACATTGCAATCATACAAGCGATATAATTCCGAATGAACCCGACACATCGCTAAACGAAATAGATAGCACCGACAGGCCGGATACGAGTTTATTACCGCCTATGCAATCTTCAGAAAGTTCTACTATTCCACCTATATCTTCAAGACCGGAGATATCGTCTTCGACTCAGCAGGCTGAAAGTATTACGAGTAAACCTATTGAATCATCCCAAACTACATCAGTTTCTTATTTGCCACCCGTTAGTAGTACATATCCATCTACAACAATGCAAGTTAACGAATCCATTTCTAATCTGCCTTCCGTAACTCAAATGACCACTTCTATATCCTATTTACCACCTTCAAGTACTGCAACTACAGATGTAACATCTGGATCCACGCCCGATTCTGTTTCATATTTGCCACCTAGTACTAGCGCATCTATAGATACAAAACCCATAACGAGCACTACATCGTCTCCGCTTCAAACTGGAAAATACGAATGTAATAAAGAAGGTTTCTATTCGGATCCTagtaattgcaaaaaattctatCGTTGTATACAAGGCCAATCTGGTTATCAAAAGTACGAGTTTGAATGTAGTCCAGGCACAGCATGGGATCAATCCGTACAAACATGCAATTATATTGAACAAGTAGCTTCGtgttcaatgaaaaataacgaGATCGATCAAGATTCGACATCCAGTACTTCTAATCCCATATCTGGATCTGTTATCACAAGTTCTACAACTATTGCCTCCAGTCAAATCACTGCAACTACCTCGTCATCCGCAATTCCAACAGTTGCCAATATTCCAGAAACATCTATGGAATTGTCTACGCCGGAAGAAGATAAAACAGAAGCTTCGTCAACAACAATTACTAGCGTCGGCGAAAAACCAGTTTCAGAAAAACCAGAAGAAATTCAAATGCCTGAAAGCTCCAGCACGGAAAATTTATCCGAATCCTCATCCGAACAATCTAGTTCCGAATTAAGCGAAGAATCATCTTCATCTACTGAGTCACACGTATCAAATTGCACGACTCAAAAGCCAAACAATACGATAGTATGCAACAACGAAGGTTTCTATCCACATCCAGTTCGATGTGATAAGTTCTATCGCTGCGTTGATAATGGCAATGGTTTCAACGTGTATCATTTTGATTGTCCACCAGGCACTATATTTGATTCTAGCATCAGCGTATGCAATTATCCTGAATCTGTTTATCCTGCGAGAGATTGTACGACTGGAAGTACTACTTTGAGCAGTGTTAACGTGGAATCCACAACCGAATCTGAAACGTCAAAAGAATCAACGATAATTACCACTACTATACAGAGTACAACTCAACAAGCAGAAGAAAGCACAATTATATCTAGTACAACGATATCGTCTACAATAACTACTACAGAAAGCACTATAACTTCTGGTACAGAATCCACAACTGTggaaatatcagaaaatacCGAAAATATGACAGAGTCCACTGTTGAATCAATTACTGCCAtcacagaaaatattatcgattcaTCTAGCACTGAACGGACTGAAGCTCCTGACTCCACGGAATCAACGGAGTCTGAAAAATCCACGACCGAATTTGAAGAATCTACAACAGGATCTCAGGAACAATCGACGACTGAATCGCAGGAGCAATTGACGACTGAATCGCAGGAGCAATTGACGACTGAATCGCAAGAGCAATTGACGACTGAATCGCAAGAGCAATTAACGACAGAATCATCTAATACGGAAGGTCAAGAGCAATCAACGACTGAATCGCAGGAGCAATCAACGATAGAATCTCAAGAACAGTCTACGACAGAGTCTCAGGAACAATCGACGACTGAATCATCAGAACTAACAACGATGAAACCAGCATCTGCAACACCTTGCGCTATAGGCAATTTGACCGATGACCAAATAGCTCTAGTTTGTCCTACTGGCTTCCGAAGGCAtccaaaatattgcaatttattctaTCAATGTACCTCCGAGGGAAATATGGAAATCAAAATCCTCGTATTGAGTTGCCCCGAAAATACTATATTTGATGAGAAAAAGATTCAGTGTCTACCTGCAGATAAAAGTAGTGATCCATGCACAGGCGCCAAAGCAAACGTCAGATTATATAGAAGACTGGAAAATAATGCTTTATCTCCC GTAAAAGTATCGTCAAATCAGCTTTGTCCGGAAGAAGGACATTTCCCTTACCAACAAGGTTGCagtaacaatttttacaaGTGTAAACAGGACATTCGAGACAATTTACAAGGATACTTTTACAAATGTCCCGAGAACTTTATCTATTGGTCGATTTCCAGAAGATGCGAACGCGTGACGCGTCTTCCAATGTGTTCGCATTTGGCGAACAGAAACAAAACCGATTGGAACAATAGATGGCAAATACCAACCGAAGACTTTAATCTTTCCGCCAGAATGTTACGTTTCTCATGA
- the LOC126850103 gene encoding serine-rich adhesin for platelets-like isoform X1, whose translation MWKVILNVLTTLIVTRLIKADYYEYNQDLYKQNTTPFKCTEDGYHADPHDCRVYYRCVDWGNGNPLTTFRFECGVGTVFSKIKGDICTHPGDSGRPECAGSENELDSNLDNPPENPSPIWTTITPQQTTIQSPVTTPQSIITTQATTRKPETAQSSLTSRPTTDQPENNCKNELECTQEEFLADTCDCKKFYRCVDEGYGKFKKYDFTCGSGTVWDPEIQGCNHAWAVKGNCRQSLENENNINNDGQWHGDMGDNGEQGNDNIGSANQSGQPGQAGDLNNQPGESGQPGQAENPDGQPGQSGSPGYPGIAGTPGFPGYPGTPGSPGTPGSPGTPGSPGTPGSPGSPGTPGSPGTPGSPGTPGSPGTPGSPGTPGSPGTPGSPGTPGSPGTPGSPGTPGSPGTPGSPGTPGSPGTPGSPGTPGSPGTPGSPGTPGSPGTPGSPGTPDSPGTPGFPGMPGSSGIPGSPGTPGPPGTPGSPGIAGSPGIPGSPGNQGTPGFPNNPSSSSYPETSGSSSTSCSPGTSETLSSSSSPDHQLSTDRCTKEGFFAHPNDCRKFYRCVSDGKSFTKYEFQCGVGTVWDSSIESCNHVYTVPHCNHTSDIIPNEPDTSLNEIDSTDRPDTSLLPPMQSSESSTIPPISSRPEISSSTQQAESITSKPIESSQTTSVSYLPPVSSTYPSTTMQVNESISNLPSVTQMTTSISYLPPSSTATTDVTSGSTPDSVSYLPPSTSASIDTKPITSTTSSPLQTGKYECNKEGFYSDPSNCKKFYRCIQGQSGYQKYEFECSPGTAWDQSVQTCNYIEQVASCSMKNNEIDQDSTSSTSNPISGSVITSSTTIASSQITATTSSSAIPTVANIPETSMELSTPEEDKTEASSTTITSVGEKPVSEKPEEIQMPESSSTENLSESSSEQSSSELSEESSSSTESHVSNCTTQKPNNTIVCNNEGFYPHPVRCDKFYRCVDNGNGFNVYHFDCPPGTIFDSSISVCNYPESVYPARDCTTGSTTLSSVNVESTTESETSKESTIITTTIQSTTQQAEESTIISSTTISSTITTTESTITSGTESTTVEISENTENMTESTVESITAITENIIDSSSTERTEAPDSTESTESEKSTTEFEESTTGSQEQSTTESQEQLTTESQEQLTTESQEQLTTESQEQLTTESSNTEGQEQSTTESQEQSTIESQEQSTTESQEQSTTESSELTTMKPASATPCAIGNLTDDQIALVCPTGFRRHPKYCNLFYQCTSEGNMEIKILVLSCPENTIFDEKKIQCLPADKSSDPCTGAKANVRLYRRLENNALSPVKVSSNQLCPEEGHFPYQQGCSNNFYKCKQDIRDNLQGYFYKCPENFIYWSISRRCERVTRLPMCSHLANRNKTDWNNRWQIPTEDFNLSARMLRFS comes from the exons ATGTGGAAAGTGATCCTGAATGTTTTAACGACATTAATTGTAACAAGACTGATAAAAGCTG attattatgaatataaccAAGATCTATACAAACAGAATACTACTCCCTTCAAGTGTACAGAGGATGGTTACCATGCTGATCCGCATGACTGCAGGGTTTACTACAGATGCGTGGATTGGGGCAACGGCAACCCATTGACAACCTTTAGATTCGAATGTGGAGTAGGCactgtattttcaaaaattaaaggagATATTTGCACACATCCGGGAGATAGCGGTCGCCCTGAATGCGCCGGATCTGAAAATGAACTTGATTCAAATCTAGATAATCCTCCAGAGAATCCTTCTCCCATATGGACAACAATCACACCGCAACAAACCACTATACAATCTCCAGTGACTACACCACAATCAATAATTACGACCCAAGCGACAACCAGAAAACCGGAAACAGCGCAATCATCGCTAACAAGCCGACCAACCACAGATCAaccagaaaataattgtaaaaatgaacTTGAATGTACACAAGAAGAATTTCTAGCCGATACCTGCgactgcaaaaaattttatagatgcgTAGATGAAGGTTACGGAAAGTTTAAAAAGTATGATTTTACATGCGGTTCGGGAACTGTTTGGGACCCAGAAATTCAAGGGTGCAATCATGCCTGGGCTGTCAAAGGAAATTGCAGGCAAAGCTTGgaaaatgaaaacaatattaataatgatggaCAATGGCACGGAGACATGGGAGATAATGGCGAACAAGGAAATGATAATATTGGCAGTGCAAACCAGTCTGGTCAACCAGGACAAGCCGGAGATCTTAATAATCAGCCAGGAGAATCGGGACAACCAGGACAAGCTGAAAATCCAGATGGTCAACCGGGACAATCGGGTTCTCCAGGCTACCCAGGAATAGCAGGCACTCCAGGTTTTCCCGGCTATCCGGGAACACCAGGTTCTCCAGGCACGCCTGGTTCTCCAGGTACGCCAGGTTCTCCAGGTACGCCAGGTTCTCCTGGTTCTCCGGGCACGCCAGGTTCTCCGGGCACGCCAG GTTCTCCGGGCACGCCAGGTTCTCCGGGCACGCCAGGTTCTCCGGGCACGCCAG GTTCTCCGGGTACGCCTGGTTCTCCGGGCACGCCTGGTTCTCCGGGCACGCCTG GTTCTCCGGGCACGCCAGGTTCTCCGGGGACGCCTGGTTCTCCGGGCACGCCTGGTTCTCCGGGCACGCCTGGTTCTCCGGGCACGCCAGGTTCTCCGGGCACGCCAG GTTCTCCGGGCACGCCAGGTTCTCCAGGTACACCGGGATCTCCAGGTACACCAGATTCTCCAGGCACGCCAGGTTTTCCAGGCATGCCAGGTTCTTCAGGCATTCCGGGTTCTCCAGGTACACCGGGTCCTCCAGGTACACCAGGTTCTCCGGGTATAGCAGGTTCTCCGGGCATTCCAGGCTCTCCTGGAAATCAAGGGACTCCAGGTTTTCCGAACAATCCAAGCTCTTCGAGCTATCCAGAGACATCAGGTTCTTCAAGCACGTCATGTTCTCCTGGAACTTCTGAAACTTTGAGTTCATCAAGCTCCCCTGACCATCAATTATCGACAG ATCGTTGTACGAAAGAAGGCTTTTTTGCTCATCCAAATGATTGTCGCAAGTTTTATCGATGCGTAAGTGATGGCAAGTCTTTTACAAAATACGAATTTCAATGCGGTGTTGGAACTGTCTGGGATTCATCTATTGAAAGTTGTAATCACGTTTACACCGTACCACATTGCAATCATACAAGCGATATAATTCCGAATGAACCCGACACATCGCTAAACGAAATAGATAGCACCGACAGGCCGGATACGAGTTTATTACCGCCTATGCAATCTTCAGAAAGTTCTACTATTCCACCTATATCTTCAAGACCGGAGATATCGTCTTCGACTCAGCAGGCTGAAAGTATTACGAGTAAACCTATTGAATCATCCCAAACTACATCAGTTTCTTATTTGCCACCCGTTAGTAGTACATATCCATCTACAACAATGCAAGTTAACGAATCCATTTCTAATCTGCCTTCCGTAACTCAAATGACCACTTCTATATCCTATTTACCACCTTCAAGTACTGCAACTACAGATGTAACATCTGGATCCACGCCCGATTCTGTTTCATATTTGCCACCTAGTACTAGCGCATCTATAGATACAAAACCCATAACGAGCACTACATCGTCTCCGCTTCAAACTGGAAAATACGAATGTAATAAAGAAGGTTTCTATTCGGATCCTagtaattgcaaaaaattctatCGTTGTATACAAGGCCAATCTGGTTATCAAAAGTACGAGTTTGAATGTAGTCCAGGCACAGCATGGGATCAATCCGTACAAACATGCAATTATATTGAACAAGTAGCTTCGtgttcaatgaaaaataacgaGATCGATCAAGATTCGACATCCAGTACTTCTAATCCCATATCTGGATCTGTTATCACAAGTTCTACAACTATTGCCTCCAGTCAAATCACTGCAACTACCTCGTCATCCGCAATTCCAACAGTTGCCAATATTCCAGAAACATCTATGGAATTGTCTACGCCGGAAGAAGATAAAACAGAAGCTTCGTCAACAACAATTACTAGCGTCGGCGAAAAACCAGTTTCAGAAAAACCAGAAGAAATTCAAATGCCTGAAAGCTCCAGCACGGAAAATTTATCCGAATCCTCATCCGAACAATCTAGTTCCGAATTAAGCGAAGAATCATCTTCATCTACTGAGTCACACGTATCAAATTGCACGACTCAAAAGCCAAACAATACGATAGTATGCAACAACGAAGGTTTCTATCCACATCCAGTTCGATGTGATAAGTTCTATCGCTGCGTTGATAATGGCAATGGTTTCAACGTGTATCATTTTGATTGTCCACCAGGCACTATATTTGATTCTAGCATCAGCGTATGCAATTATCCTGAATCTGTTTATCCTGCGAGAGATTGTACGACTGGAAGTACTACTTTGAGCAGTGTTAACGTGGAATCCACAACCGAATCTGAAACGTCAAAAGAATCAACGATAATTACCACTACTATACAGAGTACAACTCAACAAGCAGAAGAAAGCACAATTATATCTAGTACAACGATATCGTCTACAATAACTACTACAGAAAGCACTATAACTTCTGGTACAGAATCCACAACTGTggaaatatcagaaaatacCGAAAATATGACAGAGTCCACTGTTGAATCAATTACTGCCAtcacagaaaatattatcgattcaTCTAGCACTGAACGGACTGAAGCTCCTGACTCCACGGAATCAACGGAGTCTGAAAAATCCACGACCGAATTTGAAGAATCTACAACAGGATCTCAGGAACAATCGACGACTGAATCGCAGGAGCAATTGACGACTGAATCGCAGGAGCAATTGACGACTGAATCGCAAGAGCAATTGACGACTGAATCGCAAGAGCAATTAACGACAGAATCATCTAATACGGAAGGTCAAGAGCAATCAACGACTGAATCGCAGGAGCAATCAACGATAGAATCTCAAGAACAGTCTACGACAGAGTCTCAGGAACAATCGACGACTGAATCATCAGAACTAACAACGATGAAACCAGCATCTGCAACACCTTGCGCTATAGGCAATTTGACCGATGACCAAATAGCTCTAGTTTGTCCTACTGGCTTCCGAAGGCAtccaaaatattgcaatttattctaTCAATGTACCTCCGAGGGAAATATGGAAATCAAAATCCTCGTATTGAGTTGCCCCGAAAATACTATATTTGATGAGAAAAAGATTCAGTGTCTACCTGCAGATAAAAGTAGTGATCCATGCACAGGCGCCAAAGCAAACGTCAGATTATATAGAAGACTGGAAAATAATGCTTTATCTCCC GTAAAAGTATCGTCAAATCAGCTTTGTCCGGAAGAAGGACATTTCCCTTACCAACAAGGTTGCagtaacaatttttacaaGTGTAAACAGGACATTCGAGACAATTTACAAGGATACTTTTACAAATGTCCCGAGAACTTTATCTATTGGTCGATTTCCAGAAGATGCGAACGCGTGACGCGTCTTCCAATGTGTTCGCATTTGGCGAACAGAAACAAAACCGATTGGAACAATAGATGGCAAATACCAACCGAAGACTTTAATCTTTCCGCCAGAATGTTACGTTTCTCATGA